The following coding sequences are from one Humulus lupulus chromosome X, drHumLupu1.1, whole genome shotgun sequence window:
- the LOC133806512 gene encoding uncharacterized protein LOC133806512 produces the protein MNPIPSLLDPNLSVFLPNPTLDLPPPMNLEPSLPVPTHPTSSPPSAVSSQPRDPSPPPRPPSPPLRDPSPPPRALSPPPPPKPSGIASRTRTRQQIPSLPSTPPKPPGQVKTLASKRKPSHGVVPESTPDSPPPLGPAKRPTFTETISLRKLLPERLLDYLECTSLGLYDIIEFHGWKESVSALRVPCPSLVHEFYSNLSADVIDPVHENFGKVFLRGNWISFTPLVIAECLHLPLLDEPTFSAEFTPGMDEVARTLTGNSSSTWPTSNAVLAAELTPLYHILHVVAVFNWQPTAHKSTVGADLARFLFAVGTLQSISLPHCLFQVILEAAMWPGVSRILPLPCLIQRIAHCFSAVPSKSMDTRISLKVINLASTRSKAKKKGPTVKDPMAASSLGVKQSSWKYRLFDWIHSFSTEFQSFKSEFRLA, from the exons ATGAACCCCATCCCTTCTCTCCTTGACCCCAACCTCTCTGTCTTCCTCCCCAACCCCACCCTCGATCTTCCTCCTCCCATGAATCTCGAACCCTCTCTCCCCGTCCCAACTCACCCCACTTCCTCCCCACCTTCGGCTGTCTCTTCTCAACCCCGTGACCCCTCCCCTCCACCCCGTCCTCCCTCCCCACCACTCCGTGATCCTTCTCCACCTCCTAGAGCCCTCTCCCCTCCACCTCCACCCAAACCCTCTGGCATCGCCTCTCGCACCCGCACCCGCCAACAAATCCCTTCCCTTCCCTCTACTCCGCCCAAGCCTCCTGGTCAAGTCAAGACATTGGCTAGCAAACGTAAGCCCTCTCATGGTGTTGTGCCTGAGTCCACCCCGGACTCTCCGCCTCCATTGGGTCCTGCCAAGAGGCCCACG TTCACTGAGACTATTTCTTTGCGAAAATTGTTGCCTGAACGATTGTTGGATTACTTGGAGTGTACATCTTTGGGCTTGTATGACATTATTGAGTTTCATGGGTGGAAAGAGTCTGTGTCTGCTCTACGTGTGCCTTGTCCATCTTTGGTTCATGAATTTTATTCTAACCTTTCTGCTGATGTTATTGATCCGGTTCATGAAAATTTTGGGAAAGTGTTTTTGCGTGGCAATTGGATTTCGTTTACTCCATTGGTTATTGCAGAATGTTTACACCTGCCCCTGCTTGATGAGCCTACATTCTCTGCTGAGTTTACTCCGGGCATGGATGAGGTTGCTCGCACTCTCACTGGAAACTCTTCTTCGACTTGGCCCACTTCCAATGCGGTTCTTGCTGCTGAACTCACCCCTCTCTACCACATTTTGCACGTTGTTGCTGTCTTCAATTGGCAGCCCACTGCTCACAAGTCTACGGTTGGGGCTGATCTGGCTCGCTTTCTCTTTGCTGTGGGTACTCTCCAGTCTATCAGTTTACCTCACTGTTTGTTTCAGGTTATATTGGAGGCTGCCATGTGGCCTGGGGTCTCTAGGATTTTGCCCCTGCCTTGTCTGATTCAACGCATTGCTCACTGTTTCTCTGCTGTCCCTTCCAAAAGCATGGACACTCGAATCTCTCTCAAGGTTATAAATTTGGCCTCAACTAGGTCCAAGGCTAAGAAGAAAGGTCCCACAGTCAAGGATCCTATGGCTGCCTCTTCCTTGGGTGTCAAACAATCCTCATGGAAGTATCGCTTGTTTGACTGGATTCATTCTTTCAGCACTGAGTTTCAGTCCTTCAAATCTGAGTTCAGATTGGCCTAA